The DNA sequence TACAGGTGACGTTTGTGAACGTCACAGCATAAATGATCTagtctgtttttaaaagtagCGTTTCACTTCTCTGAaatcatttattcttttaaacaagtcttttattgtgaaaatgatttattattaatgaAGAATCCTGGCACTAGAGGCAAAGCCTATGTAAAAATATAGCAGCAGCTACTCGGGAGACACAACAGATCTAACTGAAGAGGGGGAGGAAGTATAACCTTTTTGTTTATCAGAAGACTCATCTATTTGCTCAGAAAATTGCATTTTGACTGTAATACCGTAGCCACAGAAAACCAAACACATCCCACTGCTGTGGTCTAGCGGTCTATTTAGAACCTGCACTTGGTGTCCAGCAtcatgtgttatgtgtgtttctTAGGAGTGATTTGGTGGATAAGAACGCCATGCTGCGCACAAAAGCAatgagggagaaagaggagcagagggagagaaggaagtACAACTACACACTGCTCAGGATCCGACTGCCCGATGGAAACCTCTTACAAGGTTTCAATTTTTCTTCCAAAGTGAACAAAACAGTTTTGTCACAGTCAAAAATCTATACTTCATGCAAATAATGAGTTGGTGATTAATCTGTGATCCCAGGTACCTTCTATGCCTGGGACcgggtgtctgtgttgtttgagTTTGTACGGGATTCTCTGGTGGACGGCTGGCAGCCCTTTGAGCTCATCGCTCCAGGAGGCCAAAAACTACAAGAGGCAGAGGAAGTGGCTCTCGCCGAGCATAACCTGGTGAGTTAAACGCAGAGACATTGTATGAAACTCACAAATTTAACTGAATTTATCTGGATTtgttggttgttttaaagtgtggtaATTATCAGAAACCAACAGTGAATGTAAGTGTCTAGGAATTCTATAATAAGGCCAAGAGAATGTAAAGAACAAATGACATTTGATCTTTAACAATACTGTTGTtggtaagaaaaataaataacccaCAATGTTTTTATGCAGTTGAAACACCAAAGATTTGCTTATTTTCTCCCATtacatttatcattattttatattttacatttaaaaaaggaccAGACATTTGCTCCTGTCTGGTAATGTTCATATTTGCATGTGAATTAGGGCCGAATGAATTCAAATCTAATTTTCTACGGCAAGCTTCAGTTCAACATTCACTCTGAAATGGAGATCAGGAGAATAGAACGGAATAAACACATTACCACATGACACAATCAGATATGACCTACTTTATGGTCTACCATTTATGTATGATGATGTCAGATTGCACCCTTTGCAATTGGCCaataacatttttcagtttgaaaGCGATTCATCTTTCAGCCTTAATGTGTTCAtctcttttctcctcaggtCCCTGCAGCTCTACTCACCTTTGCCTGGGACCCAGCTGTGCAGGCAGATATCGCAGCTGCGGGGGGGAAGAGCCCCACCCTTCTCAAACCAGAGCTGCTGGAAACCATTAACACCTTGAACTGAGCAGACATCTTCTGTCCCTGAACTCTTCCTGTCCCTCCCTGGCACCACAGCGGTCAAATTGCTCCTTGCACACAGCTAGTGATGAGTGTACTTTTACAAAATGCTAACTTAAAGGGGCGACTTCACCCTAATGCACTTCTTTCACTGAGCAGACCAGAAGGAGACAAAAGCACCTTGCAGTCTGTCTCGGCAAAGCATTCTGCTGAAAAAGCACTACTAAACAGATagaaggaggtgtgtgtgtgtgtcgtgtccTGAATGAATATGTGTAGTAAACAGACTGTGGCAGAAATCCTCTGCACTTTACCTTTCAGACGAAACAGACTTCACATGGCATGTTGAGAAACTGctcaccacttcctgttttatttattcttctagtaaacagtaaaaaaatcaaataaatagtGCACACTCATGACTGCACAGTCAGATGTAGAAAACCATacatgaagtgaagtgaagtaaaGCTGGTCACATACGACCGTTATATCTCAGCTCTTTTGCACTCGACGGTGTCGATGCACAGGCTTTATTCAGGactttaaaatgcttttgtttaGCAGTGTTGAAGGTTAACTCAGTGTTTCGTGTCGGCTGATGCTCGACTGGTCTGGCGTGATAAGATACGAGTCTGGTTTCGTTACTGTAAACAAACTTGAGCTTCTGTCGCATGTCGGTCCTGTGCTGTGCAATGGCCCTCCACTCCTCTTACTGTCATACATCAGGCTTCTGTGATTGCTTTGTTAAAAgtccaaatgttatttttttttaatggagatcttttattaatttaatgtgCTTTAAAGCACAGAGTGTAAGTACATTATGTTAAATGGCAACTGCACAACAAGCGATTAATAGTAGAGGACACTCCGTTTATTTAGCTTTATGAGGGCAGTTTTTAAGTATTGCTATTGGTGGCCTGTTTGTATCAAACGTTTCCTCTAAATTAAAGGtttaacatttcaaacacagtgGAAGTCGTAACACGACAGTGTTAGGGTTTCCACAATACTTCTCCCTTTTCCCACTCGTGTCATTGCAGATTTTGTGATGGTTACAGCTTTGCTTCATGAGAATATTTagcatttattttgaatgacAACGACCTACCTCTCACCACATCCAAGTGATTTCCTTCATCTTTATCTTCTGTTATGTCAGGACTTGCACGCCAACAACTTCATCTGATGCGTGATTCATGTAGAATTAAAAAAGAAGGGTCCCAGTGTTTATTTGTAAGGCTGAGTCTGCCATAAGCAACATGTCTGCGCTGTTCACAGGTGGTCAATGGAAGAGTGTCAATGTGTGTTTATAACCGTATTAAAATAGCTTGTAAGCAGTTGTgttctgttgctttttttcaaatcaaatctgcCTGTAATAAAGATCGCTTGCactgcatcttttgtttttgtgaacacaGTTCAATCAGATGTGTACAATAGACACTAccacagaggtgtcaaactcgcGGCCCGCACACAAACATGGCCCGTGAGTGAAGCATAGGGAagcaattcatttttttataatagGAAATTCTGTTGTAATCAGAtctttattaaatatattacatttaattatagTGTTTTAATTAGTTGTCCATCTTACTAGTTAATTTTggaattatttctgttttacatCATAAATTAGTACACATTCCATATCaaagcaaacacttttacttcgAAATGCTGTGAAATTGTGAATCTTAACTGCAATATGAtgaatgattgtgtttttaagaTCGTATTGCGCACCTCCTACTGAACAAGTTGTTGATTCACACCTCTTCTCTTTAGACCGGCCCCCCTCATGACAAGACTAGACGCTCATTGCCAAATTTGCAAAATTGATGAATGCGATATTATAATGTTGGAATTGATCCTGTTATCACCAGAAATAAGATATTTCTTCATACTAATATGCTATTACTTCATTGTTACAGTACAATTAAGTGTTACCTAACTTTCAAATCATACATAATCCAGTCATGAATTAAATCAAGATTTCTTTTTAACGTGTCATcactaatggcgtatttccaccgaaatcaagccgaacagtgccgaactgtagatcagttaaaacgacttaatcctaaaaacgtgggttaatcccCGACAATTACCGGAGAAATGTCtataatgtcaatatttaacagagtctGGTCCACGACCGGCATCACACTGCCCTGTGTGTCAGACCGAGTCTGTGgaccggtcatggaggaagttctgaacaaatatttttaattaactgacttTAGTAATTTGATTCAATTAcactaaaaacaactgctttacaagtcactagtcattcatttgtgtcgtgtataaaacgaagtcaccagtttcacgcagccgtgctgtgatgacttcacccacgttgagtaggtactttttttgtagtggagatgcaaccaaAACCGTGCCAAGGCGAGTAGAGttggtggaaatacgccataaacTTTTATATAAGATGGTAAAATTATATCAGATTCCTGGAAAGAAATATACAATATTGAGAGGAAGCATTAGTTAGTTGTGCACAAATGATTTGGACTTAATTACACGTATTACAACTACAACCACTGCAAAACATAGCCAACAAATATGGACGTGTGTTCACAATGACTAGGGATGAGACAACATACCActaacacaacacaataaaatgcaCTTAATAAAATAAGAGGATAAACTTCCCTTTTTGGGATAATTGTGAATGGGGAAAACCAACATTTCACAAGTGAGTTGTCTAACTCGCCAACATAAAGTCCTAgtgattcattttgaaatgactcTTTTCATCACTTAACATGTTCACTAAAAACATGTTCCATCTGTgatgacaaaaatgtgtctgAGCAAAGTGTAATTTgagttcagtgtgttttaaGAGTTTAAAGCATATTTTCCCACCGAGACAGAATAAAGTTCCCAATGAAAAACATCAGCTTGTTTGAATGATGACAGCGTTACCCTCTGTAAGCAGTCAGATGAAAGGGTGTCCTCACAttaacaaaatgtaaaagtgcAGTACTTTTATTCAGGTTTAATGAATTTATCCTGTTCAAGTATTcttgaaaatacagaaaatacatatttataaaacactgtgacactgaaccTAACTGTACAAGTACAGACCTAGCAACTACACCAGTGAGTTGTCAGAATCAGAAATTGCAGAATAAAAGCACCCACTGAAACCAAGAGGTAAAAATACAGACTTTCAGCCTCTTATTTACTCAACTTATTTATGGTCAACTATTTACATCTGGAACTTAAGAAATCCGTGTCATGCACTGAACATGAAAAAATGTTGAtaatgctgtttgttttttttcgttgTAGGTGCTTCTTCTGATGAAAACTACTTTTCCATTTTATTCTGCTTTTCCACTGTTCAACCCAATCTGTTGTAGCAGTGCCAGAGAGATGCTCACCTTCCACTTTAAAAAAGCCCATGCCAAACAAGCCCGACCGAAACTTCAATGCAAAACAATCAGATGTACAGTTCCTTTTCTGCCCCGCTCTGATTTTATGCACTACTACATTTTACTGGCAATTGGAAAGTCAGGTcaggggtttaaaaaaaaaagaaaatattgggTGAGCGGACACTCACAATCCTGAGCAGACGCCGCCTGCTGTGAGTTGACTGTACCAGGGTGCAGGGCTTCATTTTGCATGAAGATTATATTCGGCAGAGTTCAGAATCAGGAAGGAAATTTATGAGGAAACAGGAGTAGCTTGGGTTGGGGTGGACCACCTAACGTGACCTCAGGCTGTGGCGATTGTAGGAGCCGCACTGGCCACAGGGAGGGCCGCTGTGTCCGACGGTGTGACCTCCATTAAGACGTCTCCCTCGTTGGAGGACTTCTCTCTCGTTGGACCTAAGGAGTTAAGATTGaatattaaataattttttatgctattctgcctttgtttggtctttgtgaacagaaaggaTGTAACATTTGTAAGCTGTGTTCCTCATCTGACAGAGCAAAAGAAGTGATGTTCCTggcaaactgctgaacaaccaggTTTTTTGAGTGCCAGCATTACTTTGTTTTCGTCCATGGAAACGTTTCGACTGAGAAACAGAAGGCTTAAACATCACCGTGTGAACTAATATGGAAAAAGTTTATCAtcgtttatgtttaaaagttgtGCACTACAGGTttgataacaaaaataaatttgtGTGTCCATTTTGAAAGTGTATTATACCAAGAGCTTTTGTATAGTGTAGATGAATCTTTTTTGTAACTCACCACTCTGTGCAGAGATGAGGACACAGtcttcctcatcatcttcctcagTGTCAGCCTGAAAACCATCCGTCTCTACCACTCCCTTCTGGAGACAGAAGTAGGACAGTTTTAGATGCAAGCGTCATATTTTCAAAATGATTGAATGTTTTAAAAGATAccataataaaaaagaattagCTCAAGGTCGTTTCTCTACCTGTTCCCGATCAGTACACCTCTTCATAAACTTGGTGATGGACATGCTCCCTGTGCTCTTCCTTTTGTTGGACGATGAAGACGGGGTGGAAGAGGTCTGCGGTGTAGTGGGAGAGTTTCCCTGAGAGCCTGTAGCTGCCTGCGGTTCTTCTCGAGGCTCTTCTCGGGCTCCAGTGGTGAGGTAGGTCCACTGGCAGGGCAGTGGAAGTGCCTCCTGGCCAAAGCGGGACAGGACTTCTGTGTGCACATACCAGCAGCAGCGTCTGTAGGTGGCGCGCTTCTCATAAACAGCATTGTTTTTGATGACCCGTCTCAGCTGTATTCTGGtcaaaattaaaggaaaataaaaatagtgaGGGGGTGAATTATTTTGATACGGATACAGTATTagtggtatatatatatataatttaatttgatttatttctgtgtcttttgttaAGATGTAAACTCACCTGGTGGGGATGTTTTCTGCAGAGCTCTGGGGACTACACAGCTCAGGTGCAGatggtgaagatgaagatgaggtTTGACGACGACAAAACTCCTGAAACTCATTGATGATCACTTTGGAGCTGTTGACATTACCGTGCAGCAGAGGGAGCAGCTGACCAAGTACTGTGGAAAGATCAGTCAGTAGGTTATGAATATTGCAacaattacaaaagaaaagggTAAATAAGGTACTACAAGATACATTTAGGTTGAACTGGACAATTTGAGCTTATCTTAAGGTTTAGCTCCAACTcctattttattataattactgCACAGCATTTTGTTTGACAAATTCTTATGATAAACGAACAAGAgaaccaacaaaacaaaacgcaCACCAGCAATTAAACGTTACTCATTCAGCTGATGGTTAACTCCAACAACACTATTTTACTTCCACCAAAAAAGGAagtttttcaaatttttccaaaaaaaagggTGTTTTAACACCACACTACACTGCAACACTACCACTCTACCAAAGAACTAAACCACCACATACAGAATAAGATCGGCCTCCAAAACCATATAAAACCAAGCAACtcatcaaattcaaataaagTATCATTTGAAagtatgtcacatttaaaatcaactAAAGCCAATGGAGCCAGACAAATACGGCTGGGCCATATATGCCAAAGCATTATTATATCACTCACACATGGTTAATAATTCAACTCAgccactttatttatagataCACTGGTTCAACTCATTTATTAGAAAAAATGTAATcagtatttcaatttcaatatttacagagaatggtcaaaaaaaggtcaatgTTAATGCCGGAGGAATCAGACTGTTTCAAAGTTGATTACACTCAGGGTTCGCAGAAcaccatctctgaacacacaacacatgaaaccttgaagcagaatAGCAGCAGAAGACCTCACCAGGTGCCACACCTGCCAACGTATGAATTGTCCTTTGAACCCAACAAAGTGCCTTGTGAGAACATATTGAAGAAAAATATATAGCAATAATTAATATTGTTAAATGACTCACCAGCCCTACTGGCAAACCACAAAAACTACAGTCCCACAGCTTACAAACAGCCCAGTGGCCTATGCAGCATGTCTTTAGGTTGATCACCAACTTGGTCCCCAATCTGGATTGTCAACATTAATCCATGTATTTTAGAAAACTGTGATACTTACATTGTGCTTCTCTCTCGCACTTCTTAGACATTTCCTCTGGACTGAGGCTGTTGTCTGCCTTTGGTAAAGGCTCGACCAGACACGCAGCATGAGACTGAAAGACTTCCAAAACAGGTCCTTCTCCTTCCCAGATGCAGCCCCTGACCACGGGCACCAGCaccttcatcatcttcttcttggtGGACATCAGCTCATCCCACTCCCTGGCTTTCATTTTCTGTCGCAGCTTCTGCTTCTCCAGGTCACCACCCTCCTAGAAAGGTTGCATGTGCGTTAACAGGTATGCAGAATGAAAGACTTTTgatacaaaattacaaaaatccAATCATCCATCTGCCACATTAAGGAGACAAATTCAAATGTCACCTCCTCATCTAGAGCCCCCTCATCATCTGAAAGGTAACCATGAGGAACAAAGAAGCCATCgtcatcttcatcgtcatcctcacctccttcctcctcatcttcctgaAAATGATCAACAGttcaaagtttttttaaaagaacaactacTTTGTGATAAATATTAGTTGTTTGTTGCACATTTCCATAAGCCCATTCTCAACTGGTGTGATATTGTTGACAATGATGCCAAATACAGGGAAACCTGGGTGTTGTAAACCATATAACTCTTTAATAAGAAAAATTCCAAAGGTTTTGGGCAGCAGTGTAGCAGTAAAAAATTTCATTTGACAAATATGTTCCTAATTTTTTGTCCTCTAATGAAACGTACCCCTTCACTATGCGACAGGGACTCTCctggttcctcctcctcccattctTCATCACTGTCCACATCATAGTCCAACACATCCTATGGTGTCAGAGCAGAATTGTTGGTGTCAAAGCTACACAAAAACATTCTTGTATATGCGattattaaatcaaatttaaatttgtGTGATAAGAATTAAATCACTacattgcatttgtttgtttgtttttaattacctTGTCCTGCTTGAGGGGGCATCGAGGTGAGATATGTGAACTCGTCTTACTCCAGGTGCCCCAGTACGCTGGGCGGTAGTTTTCACGGAACTGCAAAAGCTTCATGGGTCCATAACGTTGACGGTCCGGCACTCCTTCTGATTTAGGTCCCTCCACTGTTATACAGTCACTGACATAGTAAACATGGgagaattattttcattttatagtTAAGTCCATCTTAAATTGTTGAAAAATCCACaattaacaaacacaaattgAAGTTACAGATATTAGGGGTAAAAGGAGTGTGTTGAttggtttaaaaagaaaatcactctTTATAGACTCACCTGGGTGAGTCCGTCTGCCTTGGGTTGGTTGGTCCCGACTGGCGAGGCTTTTTACCGATCCACTCTTTTATTCCATTTAGGTTATTGTTGGGGTTCAATAAACACTGGTCAAGTTCCTCTAAAAGAGAGTCTGCACACTGAACACGACACAGTGGTGCCAGAGCCATGTTTCCTTTTATCTCAAAAGGAGCAAACTTCCCACAGGCAGCTGCAAGTGTCTGAAAcagcaaagagacaaaacattttAGAGTTCAAATTGTTGCATTTATTATGCAACAAACATCTATATTAAAAGGGGGTTATGGTCAGTCATGACACATCATGAATTTGTGTATGACAATATCTTCTCTCACATAACTGATAATATATCCAACAGCTGCCCACTGAAAACTGAACAGTGACTTGCATGCTGATT is a window from the Solea solea chromosome 9, fSolSol10.1, whole genome shotgun sequence genome containing:
- the chaf1a gene encoding chromatin assembly factor 1 subunit A isoform X2, producing MDCKSSKNANKKLIQARLPFKRLNPEPKENHLPKRPCAHTYPEPSDVENENESSPLSVQNRPPLVNGRGPLDGFLSRRCPAASDENMVIDLTEDNHLSPVKHGVSPAPAIPHSPTKDKHQGKDITVCSEKSSKIDDTRTQTLDCTEVDSDEEEEMEENQTASLSQLDTTQDSDSEPEEQNESGNKSMLSESSLSSQSESSPEKSKTDDPTLSSTAPKTTPETPVDEKVKRRSLKSLQVQEERLRLREEKERQKEEAKAAKEKKKEEARKLKEEKEKEKREKKEKDERDKREKKEKEEKEKADRLKAKEEQRKSKLEAKLEEKRKKEEEKRMKEEEKRLKEEKDRLKAEKAEITRFLQKPKTQQAPKTLAAACGKFAPFEIKGNMALAPLCRVQCADSLLEELDQCLLNPNNNLNGIKEWIGKKPRQSGPTNPRQTDSPSDCITVEGPKSEGVPDRQRYGPMKLLQFRENYRPAYWGTWSKTSSHISPRCPLKQDKDVLDYDVDSDEEWEEEEPGESLSHSEGEDEEEGGEDDDEDDDGFFVPHGYLSDDEGALDEEEGGDLEKQKLRQKMKAREWDELMSTKKKMMKVLVPVVRGCIWEGEGPVLEVFQSHAACLVEPLPKADNSLSPEEMSKKCEREAQLLGQLLPLLHGNVNSSKVIINEFQEFCRRQTSSSSSPSAPELCSPQSSAENIPTRIQLRRVIKNNAVYEKRATYRRCCWYVHTEVLSRFGQEALPLPCQWTYLTTGAREEPREEPQAATGSQGNSPTTPQTSSTPSSSSNKRKSTGSMSITKFMKRCTDREQKGVVETDGFQADTEEDDEEDCVLISAQSGPTREKSSNEGDVLMEVTPSDTAALPVASAAPTIATA
- the chaf1a gene encoding chromatin assembly factor 1 subunit A isoform X1, translated to MLAAENPSVDGHLAASASRRKGMDCKSSKNANKKLIQARLPFKRLNPEPKENHLPKRPCAHTYPEPSDVENENESSPLSVQNRPPLVNGRGPLDGFLSRRCPAASDENMVIDLTEDNHLSPVKHGVSPAPAIPHSPTKDKHQGKDITVCSEKSSKIDDTRTQTLDCTEVDSDEEEEMEENQTASLSQLDTTQDSDSEPEEQNESGNKSMLSESSLSSQSESSPEKSKTDDPTLSSTAPKTTPETPVDEKVKRRSLKSLQVQEERLRLREEKERQKEEAKAAKEKKKEEARKLKEEKEKEKREKKEKDERDKREKKEKEEKEKADRLKAKEEQRKSKLEAKLEEKRKKEEEKRMKEEEKRLKEEKDRLKAEKAEITRFLQKPKTQQAPKTLAAACGKFAPFEIKGNMALAPLCRVQCADSLLEELDQCLLNPNNNLNGIKEWIGKKPRQSGPTNPRQTDSPSDCITVEGPKSEGVPDRQRYGPMKLLQFRENYRPAYWGTWSKTSSHISPRCPLKQDKDVLDYDVDSDEEWEEEEPGESLSHSEGEDEEEGGEDDDEDDDGFFVPHGYLSDDEGALDEEEGGDLEKQKLRQKMKAREWDELMSTKKKMMKVLVPVVRGCIWEGEGPVLEVFQSHAACLVEPLPKADNSLSPEEMSKKCEREAQLLGQLLPLLHGNVNSSKVIINEFQEFCRRQTSSSSSPSAPELCSPQSSAENIPTRIQLRRVIKNNAVYEKRATYRRCCWYVHTEVLSRFGQEALPLPCQWTYLTTGAREEPREEPQAATGSQGNSPTTPQTSSTPSSSSNKRKSTGSMSITKFMKRCTDREQKGVVETDGFQADTEEDDEEDCVLISAQSGPTREKSSNEGDVLMEVTPSDTAALPVASAAPTIATA